TTCTTCTCTTTTTATAGAAAACACTCTTAACAATAATCATTCAAAAAAATATCAATAATGGTTACAAAAAGAAGTGATAATCATTCTAAATAGTCTATAGAAAGGATTTAGCGACAAGAAGGTCACCAGGGTATTTAGCATGTTTGCCTTCAACGATCTGGTAGGCATCTGCTCCCTTTCCAGCAATAATGACAGCATCATTTTCAGTTTTGCTTTGACGCATGGCTGTTTCGATAGCTTTTTCGCGGTCAATAATGATTTGAACTGGTCTGTGGATATAGCTGGCAATTTCTTCGGAGATGGTTTGTGGATCTTCAAAGTTAGGATCATCAGCAGTTAAGATGATATCTAAATCCGGGTATTGATTGATGACATGTCCAAAGTCAGCACGTCGGCTTTCTCCCTTGTTGCCGGGAGCTCCTAGAATAAGAGTCATTTGCCCTTTTTGGTGTTGGCTGACAACATCTAGCAACTTGGTTAAACTATCGCCATTATGGGCATAATCAACAAAAACCTTAGCACCATTTGTCTGGGTCAAGACCTCCATACGGCCAGGAACACTGGTTTGGGCGATGCCTTTTTGGATATCTTCCAGACTTGCTCCGAGGCGTAGGCAGGCTAATCCTGCAGCAAGGGCATTCTCTTGATTGAAGTCACCGATTAATTGCATATCGTAATGTCCAGCTAGTTTGCCTTTAGCATCGAAAGAGAAGGCAGAGCTGTTTTCGATAGTATTGTCGGAGTTTTGACCATAAAAATCATGGGGAAGTTTTTCAACTTCTTCTTTGACAACTTGAAAATGATCCATTCCACTGTTAACAATGGTAGCCTTGCTGTTAACCATCAACTGGCGCTTGTGGTAGAAATAATCTTCAAAAGTTGGGTGTTCGATCGGTCCGATATGATCAGGACTGATGTTGAGAAAGACACCAACATCGAAGGTCAAGCCATAGACACGTTTCACCAGATAAGCTTGGCTAGAGACTTCCATGATCAGATGAGTCATACCATTTGAAACAGCTTCAGCCATCATTTTAAAAAGGTCCAAGCTCTCAGGTGTTGTCAATCTTGACTTGAAAAAAGTCTTGCCATCTAGCGTTGTATTCATGGTAGAAAGCATGGCTGGTTGATGACTTTGTTTCAGAATATGGTAGGCGAAATAAGCGGCAGTTGTTTTACCTTTAGTCCCTGTAAAAGCTAATAATTGTAATTTTTCTTGCGGATTATCATAGAAAGCCATGGCAATCAGACTCATCGCTTGCTTGATATCGTTGACAAGGATGGCTGGGATACCTACTTCATAATCAATTTCAGAAATATACCAACTCAGCCCTTTGGAAATGGCTTGTTCAAGAAATTCAGCTTTGAAGGATGACCCTTTAGCAAAAAAGAGTGTTTTAGCATCTGCATCGCGACTGTCATAGCTAAGATTGTCAAAGGCAACACCTTGCCAGTTATAGAAGAAGCCTTCAGGATGATTGATTTGGCGATAATTGTGGTCGTTTTTTAAAATATCTAATACGGTTTCTATTTGCATCATACTTCTTATTTTAGACCTATGGCTATAGTTTTACAAGTCCTAGGCAAAAGTTTATAATAAATTGAATAAATTTTAAAAGGATAGGAAAATGTCTGAAAGCAAAGCAAAAGTCTCCCAACAGGAGCAAATGATGCGTGGGACTGCCTGGTCTGCAGCTGGTAATTTTATCAGTCGCTTATTGGGAGTTGTTTATATCATTCCTTGGTATTTGTGGATGGGAAGCCATGCGGACAAGGCAAATGCCTTATTTACACAAGGGTATAATATCTATTCCCTCTTTCTCTTGATCTCAACTTCTGGACTTAATGTCGCAGTAGCTAAACAGATTGCTAAGTATAATGCTTTAAATAAAAAATCTGAGAGTATCCAGTTGATTCGTGAATTCCTAAAGTTAATGTTGATTTTAGGGCTTGTTAGTGCAGGAACGATGTTTCTCTTGTCACCTATCATTGCTAAACTTTCAGGAGTGGGGCATGAATTGGTACCAGTTATTCAAAGTTTATCCTGGTCTGTTTTGATCTTCCCGATGATGAGTGTTATTCGAGGCATTTTTCAAGGTCATAATGATTTGGCTCCCTTTGCTAAAAGTCAGGTAGCAGAGCAGTTTATTCGTGTGGTGTGGATGCTATTGACAGCTTACTTCGTTATGCAGCTTGGTTCAGGTGATTATGTCAAGGCAGTGACACAGTCAACTTTTGCAGCCTTTCTTGGAATGCTAGCTAGCATGGGAGTTCTGTTCTATTATCTAGCTAAGGCAAAGCTATTAAAACCTATTTTTTTTGAGAAAACAAAAGACATTTCAGTAGATGCGAAAGGCTTGTTGCTTGAGACTTTAAAAGAAGCGATTCCTTTTATTGTAACGGGCTCTGCCATTCAAATTTTTAGTCTGATTGATCAGTTTACTTATGCTAACTTTATGGCAATGATTAGCCATTATAGTCGGTCGGAATTATCGGTTCAATTTGCTTACTTTGCCTCTAATCCTAACAAGATTGTGATGCTTCTGGTTTCTGTAGCTGGCTCGATTGGTGGCGTAGGGATTGCGCTGTTGACAGAAAATTATGTCAAAAAAGATATGAAAGCAGCAGCAAGTCTCATCGCTAACAACTTGCAGATGCTCTTTATGTTTATTATGCCAGCGATTGTCGGGATTCTTATTTTAGCTAAGCCAGTCTATACGATTTTCTATGGTGCGCCGACTGACATGGCCCTGGGATTGTTTGTGGCAGCAATGGTTCAAACGTTATTTTTAGCCTTATATATTATGTTGTCGCCAATGCTTCAAGCCATGTTTGAAAATAGAAAAGCCATGCGTTATTTTAGTTATGGGTTGGTGACGAAGGTTATCTTGCAGGTTCCGATGATTTATTTATTTCATGGTTATGGACCTCTTTTATCGACTTCTATCGCCTTGGCTGTTCCGATTGTCCTCAGTTACCTCCGTTTACAGCAATTAACAGGAATTAGCCCTTCAGGCTTAAATCGTCGTTTGCAGTTAATCAATGTAATGACAATTATCATGGCTATTTTAGCAGCCCTTGTAACGCTTATTTTGCATTTGGTGCTGGATCCTGCTAGCCGTATTCATAGCGTACTTTATGTGGTTATTGTTGGTGCAGTTGGGATGATGAGCTACGGTTATATGTCATTGAAAACACGGATGCTTGATAAGCTAATTGGAGGTCGTGCCAATCGTTTACGTGAGCGCTTTAAGATTTCATAAGTTATTAAAAGGGGCTGGGTA
The sequence above is drawn from the Streptococcus pluranimalium genome and encodes:
- a CDS encoding UDP-N-acetylmuramoyl-L-alanyl-D-glutamate--L-lysine ligase; the protein is MMQIETVLDILKNDHNYRQINHPEGFFYNWQGVAFDNLSYDSRDADAKTLFFAKGSSFKAEFLEQAISKGLSWYISEIDYEVGIPAILVNDIKQAMSLIAMAFYDNPQEKLQLLAFTGTKGKTTAAYFAYHILKQSHQPAMLSTMNTTLDGKTFFKSRLTTPESLDLFKMMAEAVSNGMTHLIMEVSSQAYLVKRVYGLTFDVGVFLNISPDHIGPIEHPTFEDYFYHKRQLMVNSKATIVNSGMDHFQVVKEEVEKLPHDFYGQNSDNTIENSSAFSFDAKGKLAGHYDMQLIGDFNQENALAAGLACLRLGASLEDIQKGIAQTSVPGRMEVLTQTNGAKVFVDYAHNGDSLTKLLDVVSQHQKGQMTLILGAPGNKGESRRADFGHVINQYPDLDIILTADDPNFEDPQTISEEIASYIHRPVQIIIDREKAIETAMRQSKTENDAVIIAGKGADAYQIVEGKHAKYPGDLLVAKSFL
- a CDS encoding putative polysaccharide biosynthesis protein; protein product: MSESKAKVSQQEQMMRGTAWSAAGNFISRLLGVVYIIPWYLWMGSHADKANALFTQGYNIYSLFLLISTSGLNVAVAKQIAKYNALNKKSESIQLIREFLKLMLILGLVSAGTMFLLSPIIAKLSGVGHELVPVIQSLSWSVLIFPMMSVIRGIFQGHNDLAPFAKSQVAEQFIRVVWMLLTAYFVMQLGSGDYVKAVTQSTFAAFLGMLASMGVLFYYLAKAKLLKPIFFEKTKDISVDAKGLLLETLKEAIPFIVTGSAIQIFSLIDQFTYANFMAMISHYSRSELSVQFAYFASNPNKIVMLLVSVAGSIGGVGIALLTENYVKKDMKAAASLIANNLQMLFMFIMPAIVGILILAKPVYTIFYGAPTDMALGLFVAAMVQTLFLALYIMLSPMLQAMFENRKAMRYFSYGLVTKVILQVPMIYLFHGYGPLLSTSIALAVPIVLSYLRLQQLTGISPSGLNRRLQLINVMTIIMAILAALVTLILHLVLDPASRIHSVLYVVIVGAVGMMSYGYMSLKTRMLDKLIGGRANRLRERFKIS